The genomic window CATACCTGCTGACATAAATACAGCCCGCGTCCAGCTACGATCCAGTCCTCACACCGTCGCTCATCTCTCTAACGAAGTCCCAGGCAGCCAGAGGAGCAGGCATCGGCCGTTCCGCAGGAGCAGAGACGAAAGAAAGGAGGCCATGGAGGCAAGTGGCTGGCCTGGGAGAGTCGCCCTTCTGCTGATCGCCTTCTGTGCCCTGCGGGGGGCGGCCGGGGCCACTGTGCAGCAGCTCAGCTGGGAAGGCTGCAGAAACGAGTCCAAGCACCTGAACCAGCTTGCAAGAGACTTCCACAACCAGACTTATGTGAGTTTCTGCCTCCTATTCTCGGCATTTTGCTTTTACTCCTCCGTGGCGGGGTTTTGTCATATTACCAACAAACGGGAGAACATCTGGGAATGGGGAAAGGGACAACTAATATTTTCGTTTTCTGTCTCCGGCCATCAAGTTTAGAGATTCCCTGTAGTTTGTGTCATTAAACTGAATTCTTGGGGCTTGTAGTTTTAATGGGACTAAAAGTGAAGCCCCCAAATCAGTGAGACTTTGAggtggcaggcagtgaggcagcagGGTCTCTGTAAACCTAGGGCCATGAGTTTGAATCCCTCTTAGAGAGGGAGGTTGAAAGTGGGTACTAGTCAAGCCCCAAATCAGTGTCTGGGTGAACGGGAGGTGATTCCTGACCTGGCAGCCTGCCACCGTTTAAGGACAAAGCCAAAATCCACTGAGAAAGTAAAGGATCCGGTCTAAACGATCTTCAAAAGATTGTTCCCGGCCGCCGGTCCTTCTGATTTAGAAAGATCGCAGAAGCATCAATTAGTGCAGGGTTTTGCCACCCAGAAGCCCGAAGCCGGTTTTGAAAGCGGGAGAGAGAAGCTGAGCTGGAGGCTGGCTGAGGATTCCGATTGGCTGGCGAGCGTTCCAATGAATTCGATTGGCTGTGAAAGTTTTGTAGGGGGTGGAGGCGCGCTAGAAATTCCTGTGATATTTTGCATCAGGTtgacctcctctcttcctctcccaacCCCTTCCCCCATCCAAACCCCGCACAAAAACAAACAGGTTGTAGGCGGTGAGTGCATGATCTTTcgatgctcaatttttttttctctaaaagcATTGCACAGTATCCTCTTTGGATAATAATTCTTATCCAAAGAGGTCAGCCCGCAAAGAATGCAGCAGAGTAGAAAGTGACTCAGTGGAGCCCAGCGGCCAGCAGGTGGCAGGCCCGTCTCAAGCACTGGATTAGAACCTGAGCAGGCGAGAGAGTTTAAGAACCCATGCCCGATCAGACCAAGGCCCATCGAGCCCACTGTCTCCCGCAGTGGCTAGTGTgggtcacaagtatccagcaaATCCCCAATGGTTGATATATTTCGTTTAAGTGCCTGCTTTcccaagtttatctggttaacaactgtttatggacttttctttcagaaacTCTGTAAAACCCcattcggccgcgttagtccaacccgcgatacactatcccctttaacctactcctaccgcgtcctaaaatccccaggcaaccccttctgcacgcggcatgtatattgcatgtaaacgatcgaattagctattccctaccatccagtaacgcgcgccccgactatcgctattttaccctaccgttttgccgcgcgtttaacctgctaacttaccgcctacccagcagcccccctccggacatcggagaggatgaccgcggctcccctcccctgcctccagctgcccgcgatgATGGAcaccaaaaagagagagaggggagaggacgggcaatcctacgctcgggactgccagtcccctctcccctcctcccgaggcaggcgcaaaaagcagccttgcttttcgggaggaggggagaggggactggcagtgtaaagcgacaaagcgacttactttttgcagcccccctccggacatcggcgaggacgaccccCTCTCCTGcatccagctgcccgcgaagatggacgcctgcacgggcgaaagcggcccctgttcgtgcaattgggccgctcaaggcgtgacgtcacgacttttggcgtcacggcatgtgacgtcacgtcttgagcggcccaattgcaggaACAGGgaccgctttcgcccgtgcaggcgtccatcttcgtgggcagctggaggcaggagaggggagccgcggtcatcctcgccgatgtccggaggatggctgcaaaaagtaagtcgctttgtcgctttacactgccagtcccccctcccctcctcccagagcaaggctgcttttcgtgccctgcttcgggaggaggggaggggggactggcaatcccgagcgtagtattgcccgtcctctctcccctcgctcttgctactttttttttcgctttacactgccagtcccgtctcccctcctcccggagcaaggctgcttttcgcgccttgcttcgggaggaggggagagggctgacaatcccgagcgtcggaaaactggccacttcctggtacctgtcatttcaaatgacatttgaaatgacaggtaccagcgtgtTCGTGAAGCGTTAGttcagcgcacccaggataccgtatagcgctctatacagtaaaatgggttgcgcgggcctaacgcttcacgaatgcttcttagacgcagcttgcatttgcaagctatttacatacaggatcgagcggtaggtgagctgcactgtgcgtgcggcaactacgggtgcgccgggcactaatgcagctcttcctaccgctcggtactggattgacctgtatgTGAGTTGCCTCCAGCAAGAGACTCCATAGCTTgtttgctgagtgaaaaaatgcttcttacaatgtgttttaaatctgcttctgGTTTAATGGAGTTGTTGTTTGAAAGGTCTAGAGAggtttgagaggtctagaacgggtagatgtgaatcggttttttactctttcggataatagaaagactagggggcacttcatgaagttagcatggggcacatttaaaactaatcagagaaagttcttttttactcaacgcacatttaaactctggaatttgttgccagaggatgtggttagtgcagttagtatagctgtgtttaaaaaaggattggataagttcttggaggagaagtccattacctgctattaattaagttgacttagaggtagatcttaaataagtacgccggattttataagatacgcacgtatcttataaaatctggggtcggcacgcacaaggctgcacaaaatcggcagcctgcgcgcgccgagccgcgcagcctgcctccgaggccgctccgaaattggagcggcctcggagggaactttccttccgcgtccccccaccttcccctcccttccctacctaacccaccccccagccctacctaaaccccccccccctacctttgttgtgcaagttacgcctgcttgaagcaggcgtaacttgcgcgcgccacctcagcatcccccggcataggccgcagtgccgggggactcgggactgccctcccggcccgcccccggcccaccccctgaccccggccacgccccctcccgccccttttacgaagccctgggacttatgtgcgtcccggggctttgcgcgcgccggcggcctatgcaaaataggcgcgccggcgtgcgcagggcttttaaaatctagcccttagataataaccactgctattattagcaacggtaacatggaatagacttagtttttgggtacttgccaggttcttatggcctggattggccactgttggaaacaggatgctgggcttgatggacccttggtctgacccagtatggcatgttcttatgttcttaaaggataAATAATCTTTATTGCCCATTCcacctactcatgattttatacatttcagcCATACTCCCTCTCAGTCTTCTctcttccaagctaaagagccctaatcggtttaacctttctccataagggacctcctcccttccttttatcttttttgttgcccttctctgtagccttTATAAgtctatgtttttttgttttttttttatgggatgaccagaactggagacagagaaaaaagtaAGATCTTTCAAAGTAGGCAAAATTGAAAAAGAGTGACATTTATGGACAGATTAGAGGGAGGTTGGGCCTTCTCTTTTACTCCTTTCTTCATGATTTTGGAATTCCGTTGTTTCCTAATCCTCTCAAGAAGTTGCATATTAGTGTAAATGCTTTGCTGCACAGGGGTCAATGGCTGGGGAAGTTCTCTGGACTGGGAAGCTGAGATACTGAcgatgtgctgtggcaatcaCACAGCCGCATGCAGAGAGCAGTCTGGCTGCCAGAGCCCAGCAGCATTAATCAAGCAGAGTAGGGCATGGTAATATTTTGGGGGGCTACTAAAGGGAAGTGTCTCTAGTCCTGTCGAAGAGAGTCACAAAGGAAGCCTGGATTAGAAACCAGGTCTCTAGAGCGCTTTGCTGGGAGACCCAAGGCGGCACCAAAGGAAGATGTCGTGCTAGAAGAATCAGTAGATTTGTTGATAAAGGGAAGGTCCCATAGCTGCGTTCTGACAGTAGGAAAACATTTTGTGAGCCTAAACGGGTGAGTTTCTCGggggaggaggaggcctcctGTGGCTGCTCGTTGGAGGGTTCTGCAGCAGGGGCTGGAAAACTCCACAGCAAAGTTTTAGGGATTCTGCAGCATTTCTGCATTAAATTGACATAGATTTTACATTTTGCACTGTGCATTAAAGACCATCATTTAAAAATCCCTTCCTGTCCTTGGCAGTGTGCTGAATTCTctcttttgttctttttccagtttagtatttttacctttttgttccaGGTTCTTTCTCccatttcctttcttgttttcctTCCTTCTGACCTTACCCCACCTTTTCAcaacagcctctctctctctcccaggctcccccacccctaggcactgccTCCCCTGCCTTTCCTCCTCATTTTCTCTTCTTCCGTTTCTCATGCCTCCGTTTCCgtcttctctccttccccttctgtCTCTTCTTCCTTGCTTCATTGCTCCcagtcctctcttcctcccctccagtATCTTTGCTTTTCTcgttccctctcctctcactgccaGTGAGCCAATTCCGGTGAGCCCAGCAGTGCCAGGGATGGTGGAGGGAGCAGACTGGCAGTGACACGCGGAGGATACCGAGGGTCCTAGCAGCCTGAAAGAGATGGGGGCAGCCCGGTGTGCATCCCATAGCATCGGGAGGGAGGCATGGTGCCTGGACCCGGGGCTGGCTGCAGCATGAACCCAGTGGTGATCATTGGGGGAGGGGTCTCTGTCTGGAAAAGAaaacattgctcctctcccttcccctcccctcagcttgatctgtagcctccctccctcccagtgctttctccatctctccctcctgCTGAAGCACCGGTTCTCTCCCCCCGACAACTCAATCCTTGTGTCAGTCCTTCCTCTGGTCCAACTTGATCATCCACACTTCATGAGCCTGATCcctttcctccttcttcccccttCAGACCCCGCATCTtgtccccctctcccacccttaCACATGCTTCTTACCCCCTCCACAGCTGAGCTcatgttctctttctttcttgccCTTCCTTCAACCCCTTTCTCTCCACCTTCCCCCAATCCCAGATCCCCCACTGCCTGACAGGAGGAAAGCAGCACTTTGTCCCGTGTCCTCACCTTGCTTTGCACCGTTCCAGTTTCACAGTGTGAACTGTGCGGTACCAGCAAGTCCTGCATAATCTACAGGGCAGCTCATACTTCACACTGCGAAAGGGGACTTGCGCAAGACAGGATATTAACATGGGTAGGAAGGCTCCCGCCAGCCAGGGAGAAACCAGGACCAAGGacggtgggaagggggtggggtgggggggagggaggttccaggattggaaagagagggagtgagagaggccCCAGGCACCTGACGCTTCCTGGGAGGCAACTGGAGGGAAGACAATGCCCTGCTTGGCCCACATCCAGATTatcaggagggaggaagggagggagggagcctgtggcAGTAGCAGGTTACTGGGGATTTTCCTGAGATTGTGCTTCAGGGCTCAAGTTTCTGGCATGAAAAGAAAGTCTGTGGCACTTGCCCAGGCTGCAGAGTCGCAAGAAACCAGGGTCCCCCGATTCCAAGGCGAAGGGTCCTTTCGTGAAGGGTGCCAGGTGCAGGACATGCTCCTCTTACCTCTGCCTGTTTTCTCGGCAGGAAGTAATGGTCGACCCCGAGAATCCCGACCGAGAGGATCCCAGCTTTCCCCGCGTCAACTGCAGCCACAGCTGTGACCCCTGCAGCCTCAGAGGGGGCAGCCAGGTGGGTGTACATCGTCCATCTCCCCTCGCCCCTGCTTCCCTTCTCACTGTCGCCCCCTCCTCGATCACTGCCCAGCGCTAGGGGTGTCAGAACTCCCTGAGCCCGAAGATTCCAAAATGCACCTTTGGGTCCCGGCGACGGAGTCAAATGAAGCATCAGACCACGTCTCCCGTCTCCCTCCTGCTCCTTCAAATCCCAGAACGCGCTCTCCAGTCCATTTTTCATttagtgacattttttttttttttttttttgctgtcaccTTTACAAACAGCTGGAGGCGATTCCCGGCCTGGGAAATAAACAAGCACATTATCTCGTGCAATGAAAATAAAATCCAGAACAACCAAAGAAGATGGTAACTTTTgagcgggcgcacatgtgcgcgcatttgCCGACTTGCATCCCGAGACGTGCCCGTCTTATAACAgacgcacgtacatgtgcgctcgGTTTGAAATGGACGCGCCGTGTTCGCGCAAATCCCACACCCACTGCACAAGTGGAGGAATTTTGCAAGGGTCGCGCGCCGACGCTGTAGCTGGTTTTCCCAATTCGCTCCCAGtccgcccagttaagggataggacttccaaaccccccccccccccaccccctcccagtttaatagcctcccttcctccattagccctgacccttcaaatGCCGCTGCCGGATCtaggttattttttttgttttaatacttactcaCCACCCGCAACAgacatgcccacaccccacccagaccatgcccacgctccacgccctttttaaaaactttatttgTGCATGCAACGGGAGACCCGCGCATTCATGGGAGGCGTTTTGAAATCTACTTGGTGTGGGCCGGCCCAGCTTGTGCGCATAATCTCCAGCTGttggcgcacgcagggcttttaaaattcacctttaaaagcaTAAAAGCACACCCAGCCACCATCCCAACCCTCTGAGGAAAATGTTAAAGAAGGCAGTAAGCTGAGCTGGGCCGCTGCCAGGCTCCCCCTGCCTGTTAATGACTTCGTCCGTGCCCTCTCTGCAGAGCTGCCTCCAGCAGATTGTACAGATCCTGCACTGGTATCGCGACTTATTTGCCTGGATGACTAAGGCgatagagagaaaagagaaatttCAAAACCTGGTTGGTGTGGCCCGGGGCATACTGCAGACAATGGAAGCCCTCCAGCAGAATCTGACGGTGAGCGGACTGgcctcgcggggggggggggggggagggggtgcgggctggggagggggaggaggtggacAGCTCCTACCACATTCCCAGTATTGAGCCACTGAAATCTTTTCAGTAAAGTCTTTGCACCTTTCAGTAAAGATAAGCCTGGAGACGCTGCTGCACCCCACCACGGAAGCAGAGGGTCAGACCTCTAAAGCAGTGGCTGGACACGGCTCAGTGACAAATCTCCTACAGGGAGAGAAAAGCTTAGGCCCCAGCAGTAGAGGGAGCTGAAGTTCCAGGTGTCTCAGAGAGCTGAGGAGCCAGCAGTAgacaagtggtggtggtggggtgggggtgggggttaaaTTCATTTACCTCAGCCTGAAATGCTTTTAAATGTTACCCTGGATAAGTGGAAGGGGaacaggaagagaaaggaagttCTGTGCTAAGAGATTACTCTACTACTATTAAACATGCATAGTGCTGCAAGGTACAGgcagtgctgtacagacacaTAGAAGAGACAGTGCCTGTTCTGTGGAGTTTACAATCTGGTCAAGACAGCCAGGCAAGACAAGGGATATTTGGATTAAAGTCACGATTAAAGAAAACAGGGTTGAAAACCCAAAAGAAGTCCCTAAGGGATGTAATCTACAATTTATCTAAAGCTAGAAGAAAGCAGGTCTCCACCCCTGTGAGATCTATTGAAAGAAAGGAGGTGGGTGGGAAtagggggggagagggtggaatCCTAACACAAGAATGCACTTCTAAAGCCAAACACTTGATTGTATGCACATTTAAATCAGCTCCTCTCTAGTCTCTACACACTAACCATCAAATAAAAACTTAGGCACAACAGAAGGCCAGCATTTAACGCAGTGAGTTAGAGAAAACGAGAAAAGCAGGAAACAACTTAGCTTAAAAATCTTTGGTCAAGCCCAACTTGTCTTCCAAGAGGgatatgcagagagagagagagagaggattaatCTTTCTTTTTAACTGTTAATGTCCAAACAGCCAGATGGATTTGTACTCTTTTGGCatcaaaggaagagcaggaattTAAATCCCGGTATGCTCCAGAAATGGAGGTTAAAGAAAAAAGGTGGCTGGCATGGGAGGGGAAATGGCCATAAGATCCACGGTGCCACGAGGAGACCCACACCCTGCAACTCCCCAACCTCATGCCAAGCTCTCAGTCCGTCTCTTTTTTGGCATTTCAGAAGCACGGCTACGCCAGCAGCGGCAGCGACTTCGAGTCTCAGTCCGTTCACGACTGGGGATGGGGCATCATGCTGGAGAAAgctgcctggaacctgatctccttctcctccatcgTGGCCAGAGTCTTCAACCCGGGGAACCCTCACAACCACCACCCAGGGGCGGAATCAAATGGCCTGCCGTGTGCTCAGTAAGGGAGCTGGGGTTctggcgcggggggggggggcaatggggagggaaggggggaacgGCAACAGCaacaccatcccctcccccccgccgAACTCCTTCAGCCGATTACAAGGAACCGCACCATTTCTTCTCTGTATTAACATTGGATTTCTGTAAGACGTGGCAGGAATGCCATGGAAGCTAACTGAACCATGGCacgttcttatttatttatgggtaTTTTTTAAACCTCTCTCAATGTTTTTAGCAGATGATTTATTTTCAGACAAGGTCATATTTATAAAGGTCATATTTATAAACAAGCAGGATCAGTTTTATTGTATGAACGTTTATGGACCTAAACAATGTGTTTATTATCGCTTCCATATTTATAATAACTGTTTATCCATGTCTTTAACATTatctatttttatattatttaatatattataaaGTAATGTATTTGACCATGTAATTTTATACCGtgagaattattatttttataaaactttttttttaattgtaaaaatCTGGCGGGCCAGAACATCAGCCACCAAAGGTGGTTAAAACGTATTATAAGGCAGACTCAGTAAGAACACAGTGGCGTAAGTCCATTCCGATGCCGATGTTATATTTTTTCCCTCCCCAAACTAACCTTAACCTCGTCCTCCCAAACTGTTAAACCAGTTCTGAAGATACAGGGAGAAATCCTCCGTCAATCAGAGACGTTACCTCACTgattattattttgtttcttgTGGTGCTGAATAAAAAGGTCCCAAACTTAACAGAGcgtgtttgtctttttttttttttttttttttttattaaactcgGACATTGGCACATTCATTTCCGTAATCTCCCAGGCTTTTATAAACCAGTCAAAGTTAGGAAGAGGAACTGGGCCTTTCCATTTCTAGTCCCAAGAACAGATAAAATGAAACATCGGAAGGTGTCTCCTGGCTCCCTCTTACTcctacaaatcccagaatgctcTGGGGG from Rhinatrema bivittatum chromosome 3, aRhiBiv1.1, whole genome shotgun sequence includes these protein-coding regions:
- the IL23A gene encoding interleukin-23 subunit alpha — translated: MEASGWPGRVALLLIAFCALRGAAGATVQQLSWEGCRNESKHLNQLARDFHNQTYEVMVDPENPDREDPSFPRVNCSHSCDPCSLRGGSQSCLQQIVQILHWYRDLFAWMTKAIERKEKFQNLVGVARGILQTMEALQQNLTKHGYASSGSDFESQSVHDWGWGIMLEKAAWNLISFSSIVARVFNPGNPHNHHPGAESNGLPCAQ